The Populus alba chromosome 6, ASM523922v2, whole genome shotgun sequence genomic interval GAGAAAGTTATTCTTCAACTACCGTGCAGGCTAATAtaatcatgatttaaaaaaaattattaaaagattgGGTTCTATATATAAATGTCATTATTATCactcttttaaatttatcattattcGATATATTATTAGTGGCTAATTattgaactttttttgtttttatgcaggCATGGAGTGTTTCAATTACTTAGTGCATGGGCGGATGGACCTAATATGGTAACTCAATGTCCAATACCGCCTGGAGGTAAATATACCTACCAATTTAAACTCCTCAAGCAAGAAGGTACTCTATGGTGGCATGCTCATGTCAGCTGGCTCCGAGCAACAGTTCATGGGGCACTCATTATCCGTCCAAGATCCGGCCATCCTTACCCTTTCCCAAAACCCGACAAAGAAGTTCCCATTTTATTTGGTAAcccttggtttttaatttaaagtcgCATGATTAATGCTCGAactatatattatgaatttaagATTAATGACAATGCGTGGtgattaaaatatgtttatatgATTGCAGGAGAGTGGTGGAATGCTAATGTTGTTGATGTCGAAAACCAGGCTCTAGCCAGTGGTTCAGCGCCCAACACCTCGGATGCCTTCACCATAAATGGACTCCCCGGGGACCTCTACCCTTGCTCTCAAAACAGTAAGTAATAATATTATGCCATCATCATCCTCGATCAGTCATCGTCGGTATTCATGGTATAAATACTACTGGTCCGTCTATATAGAAGATGGAATGTCCAAGCATATTAATGGTGacacatttattttcattttaaaccgTCTTGCTCTTATTATGTTTATGGTTTGTTTTGCCCGTGCAATCCCAGGAACATTCAAGCTTAAGGTACAGAGAGGAAAGACTTATCTCCTCCGAATAATCAACGCTGCACTCAATAATGAGCTCTTTTTCAAGATAGCCGGTCATAATATGACAGTTGTTGCTGTTGATGCCGGGTACACGGTGCCCTACGTCACTGGCGTTGTTGTCATCGGCCCCGGCCAGACGGTGGATGCTCTCCTCGCAGCAGACCAGGAAGTGGGATCTTATTACATGGCTGCAAACGCATATGCTAGTGCTGCTGGTGCGCTATTTGATAACACGACGACTAGAGGAGTTGTTGTCTACGAAGGTGCACCCTCGTCAGCAACTCCCATAATGCCTCTAATGCCTGCCTTCAATGACACCCCAACTGCCAATAAGTTTTTCACCAACATTACTGGCCTGGCTGGTGGACCTCACTGGGTCCCGGTCCCACGTCAGATTGATGAACACATGTTTGTGACAGTGGGCTTAGGGATCTCAATTTGCCCAACGTGTTCAAACGGGACGCGAATCTCTGCTAGCATGAACAATTTCTCATTTGTGAGTCCTACAACTTTGTCCCTGCTGCAGGCCTTCTTTTTCAATGTAAGTGGAATCTACACTCCCGATTTCCCTGATACTCCTCCGATCAAGTTTGACTACACCAATGCCAGCATCAACACCCTAAATCCATCCCTGTTAATTACTCCGAAATCAACAAGCGTGAAGGTGTTGAAGTATAATTCCACGGTGGAGATGGTGTTACAGAACACGGCTATTCTCGGCGTGGAGAATCATCCCATGCATCTTCACGGTTTCAATTTCCATGTGTTGGCTCAAGGGTTTGGAAACTATGATCCCGTTAAAGACCCTAAGAAGTTCAATCTCGTCAATCCACAAGCACGTAACACCATTGGTGTTCCAGTGGGAGGATGGGCAGTCATAAGATTCATAGCCAATAATCCAGGTGTTTGGTTCATGCACTGTCATCTAGATGTGCACTTGCCCTGGGGATTAGCTACAGCTTTCGTCGTTGAGAATGGACCGACGGCAGACTCTACTTTGCCACCGCCTCCGGCTGATCTGCCTCAATGTTAGTAGCTGCTCAACATTCTTACAACTCATTTTCGTCTCTTTCACTGCAGCGAAGAAAGTTGATGCTCTGTTATTACAAGCAGGCGTGTGACACCGAGTTCAAATTCTTTAATCGAatgtcataattattattttatttttcaaaatttgtttgatGTTTGTGCAAGATTTGTTTATCATGAAcaaatacttatatatatacttatagtgatttaactattttttattattattattgttaaagggTTGTACACGCATATATTGATACCTTGAAAGATTTATGATTCTTATCATTAAATAACCTCGGAGACCTCTGGTAGGTTTTTCAGTTCAACTTTAGATACATTTTGTTTTACTGtgttagttattatttttaaaaaatattttttatttataaatatattaaaataatattttttttattttttaaattttatttttatatcaacacatcaaaataatttttaaaaaattaatttaaaatatataaaaatattataaaaaaacaatttgaaacaaaaaaaaccattttgaaacaaaaaaacaattttaagcaaaatttcattaaccaaaaaaaaaaaaaaacacaggcgTAAATAAAACTGAATGCACTTTAAATAGGTTATTATATACACTtccctcttaaaaaaaatggatgaataTATAATGGTAGCCATCCAACTTATttatagtaaataataataataataattgaaaggtACTATAATCCGTGGTTTGAGTATGTTGAGCTGTCTATTTTGGCATATCCACATGATTTCACGCAGATGCGCAGGGCTATTATCTTATACTTTAGTAGTAGCTCGGGAGATTTAGCTGGATTTGCATCgagcaatttatttatttttttaattggtttgtcCTTTCATTTGGCCCAGTGGGCTTTTCCgctaaatataaatttagaagtgctaattttatataaattaagtactcaaatagttaaaaataaatatcgaGAAGATAAAGGATTCACTAGCACAATTGTTACacatcatataaaatatttgtacattttgattttgattgaatCCATTAGGGGATTTCATCGTCTTTTTGCAATTCATaccaatttttatttctttggcaataaaatattaaaatagttaatttaattGGTAATCTCATGCAATTATTCAAAACAATCACTCTCTAATACATATGATGATGGAAAAGTTTCAAAAACTATGGAGGTAAAATAAAGATTTGCCCGTGATTTGCCGCGGGGTGGTTAAGGGTACGAAGATGAAGGAGAGgatggatttttaaatttaaaggggTTAAGAATATTGTTGTTCAAATTatgagttgatttttaaaattatataattttacaagttaatgtATATTTAATGTGTAAAATCagactaaaaatttaaaaatcaataaacaattataaatccTGACTTGAGAACCCTAAACCACACCCGCTACCTGTTCCCTTTTCAAACCCCTTTCTCATCTGCAATCTCAGCTGCAACATGAATCCTAGAATCCTTCATCTTCTTTATTATTCTGAAAAATGTATTGACAGGGCAGCGATGTTTGAATCCTTAAATTCACTGCTAGAATGCACGAGTCGACGAAATCACAACTCTATTCAGAATCTGTTGCCATAATAGTGCCCTTTTTCGATATGATTTTAGCCTTTTTCTTCCTACCCCTTCGAACCATGTGGTGTTTACAGCCATGCTGAAGGCTTAAATTTATCGTATCTTTTAGCATGACTGTTGAATTTACTGATTCCTAGGTTGTCTCATCAACATCCATAAGAACTGTAGCATCTTGGTCTGGACTTTTGTAATGACCCAACGATGAACTAGCTCGATTCACAATAGCAATCTCATATAAAACAACATTAGCCAGTTCTAAACTCGATCCTTGAGtagaatcttttttattttcaagatccataatctcaagaaaaatgaAGGTTCGATGGATGTGCATGTTCGTAGCAGAGTTGGATTCCAAGTCACCAATTAATGTCAGCCTGTCTATACACATGTTAATAATGATCCCATTGTCATCCACTTCAGACTTTTTCTGAAAAACTAAATCATCACTGGAGATCTTGTCACCACCAAGGACTGACatatatcatcttcttcttcctcggaCCCTAATTCAGGCGAGGTATCCGTGAAGTGCTTAATGGATAAGAGAATTTTGGGTAGAACGATGGCCTAATCTCGGAAACCATAACCTCTACCTCCATGCCATCTATAAGTAATTGAACTCTGTCATTCAAAGGAACATTAGAAGATGTAGCAAGCAGAACACGAACTCCAGAGATATGGAACTGTGGCTAACACTGCCCAAATCTTAACCAATAACCTTTCCTTGCGCTGCTAAAATAGAGGATATACAATCCTTACTATATGCTGTCAAGGGTAAGCCAGAGATAGTAGCCCATGCAAATTTATCACAAGCCCTATCTGAGCATTTCCATGGCCTGAGTTCATCGGAAAATAGTAGCCGTCAGGCCCGTCATCATAGgatcatattattattaaaataaactaaaagagatcAGTGAATCACTGTACATTGTGTCTAAAATTTCtgtgaattgcactgtttacatttaaaattcatTCTTGCAATTTTGACTAATTTTCTGTCactgtttttcatttgttttgttcaCATGACAGTATTCCtaccatatatttttatgtatttttttaacaggTTATAGCTTTcccatctctttcttttttctgacacaaatataaaatattacgtAAAGTAGATTTGACAAGATATTGACTGACTTTTCAGAACTTGATAAATAATTTCActcttttaaagaagaaaataactgCTGGCTTTTGTGGCGCAGTTGATAAGAGGAGAGGGTAAAAATGCATcagagaattaattaattaagaataaattaaaactgctcagtgttttactgtgcaagtccacagtgaaacgctgagctgtctttttttttttttagctgttttcatttttttttattttttttaatgatttttaaaaaaaaaaatattaatattaaatttttttatttagttatcaaatttttatgatacatGTTTtgagtttgatggattaacccggatttttttctggtttttctttttaattaaatttttcaggtgcagtccacagtgaaacgcttagcaatctttttttttttttgctttgtttttttaagttgttttttttttctttttttaagctgtttttgttttctttgttttttttaatgaaatattttttttgtttatttttttttgttaatgttaatttttttttctatttagttgtcaaactttcattacattgGTTCCGAGTTTGACGCtttaacccggattttttttttctggtttttctttttaattaattttttttagtgcaatcacagtgaaacgcttagctgtctttttttttttcttttttttaagtttttttttttttcttttttctttttttttaagttgttttgttttctttgttttttttttaatgaatatttttttagtttaattttttttttgtttatgttaaatttttttctatttagttatcaaactttcattacatggGTTCTGGGTTTGACGCGTTAacccgaatttttttttgtttttctttttaattaattttttcgtttaatttagtttattaatgttaaattttttctatttagttatcaaactttcatgacatggattccaggtttgacgggttaacccaactatttctgggttaacccgtaaattatttttttttctattcagttatcaaacttttaatgACACGAAttccagatttgacgggttaacctggtttgaaggattaacccagataattcagattttttttttcttcattagtttttttcttcatgtaggattttttaaaaaaaaaaattaatattttttttgtttcgtatttttgtttttttaattattttttttaaatttagtttgttaatattaagtttttttgtatttagttatcaaactttcatgattacaaatcccaggtttgatggattaacctggtttgacgggttaacccagttaattcagattttttttttcttttcttcattagttttttttcttcctgtaggttttttttcctttgtttttgttcattttagtttattaatgttaatttttttatatttagttatcatactctcatgacacgaatctcaggtttgattagttaacttgatttggtgggctaacccagttaattcatattttttttctttttattttttagttttttcttccaattttttctttaaatattgtaattaacaataactaaaagacatcaatcttttttcttccaatttttataacacgaatcccaggtttgatgagttaaaccagttaattaattttttttctttttcttaagtagtttttttctttcaattttattttttaatatcgatttgattaagaattaaactttatgatttattttgtttactggtcattaaaattattgtgaTCTCATGAGGGGATTTTACCGTGCCCCTCCTTGCAAAGCACTATTCATCAGaataatactttgttttattgtttatttcttttcaattaatttttttttaatttcattatgtaatattaattttttttttctttttaattatcacacttctATAACAAAACCTTGCAACCAGACTCATATCAAAGGCTCCGTGTTTGATGTTGCCACCAAGCTCACTTAAATTTGGgatatgcaagtttaatattattattaatataacttTTGAATTAAGAGTAACAGATAGACCCAATGCTTTTAagtataactttatagaaaaacctaacactcttaaattttaattttttaaaatattttttatataaaaaaaaattgacccgcagCGTAGCGCGGGCCATGTTTCTAGTAAGTTATTAAAACTGTTTGAGATGCTCCCAATAATTTAAAGTCAATCAATTCCATTCCACTTCGCAGTAGCTTTGGTTTAATGGCAACATAATccatattaaaagaaataacacCAACCAAACTTTGCTTAAGCCATTCAACATCTTCTTCCTTGATCCCATATACCATTGTTCTAGCCTCTTCAAGTTCTGCTCGTTCTAGAGTTTTAGCCACAGCAACACAAGTCCGTTCATCCCTATGTTGTGGTGGAACCTGATGATTTCTTGGCGATTCCGGCCTTTGAGCAATACGAGACCTCACGGTTGAGCTTCTTTGGGATTTCACTAATTGGCTCTTAATTAGGTGCATGTTTAGGGAATCGTCTAGTGCAGCTGTGATTTACGTTGTATTAATTTGTGCTTTGTGTTCGAAATTTCTTATGCTTCTTCTCTGCATAATAGTTCAAGTCCAATTAAATCACTTCTTTAGACTTTTGATACATGCCTAAGTGTTAATGGTATCTGTCTCTACACTTTGTTCCTGGTTTATGCTATGTTTGatgaaagatgaagatatgCTCCAATTGATTTAAACTGGGTTTATTATATAAAGATtggatcaattttatttattcatcagATAAAGAAAGGAACACAAATTATCTGTCCGCAAAACTCAATGGCATAATCGCACAAAATAATCCTCAAAAAACAGAATACAATCAAATTGCAGCCCTGAAGACCAGTATATGTAGCGTTGAATTCCTCGTAGTCTTTCTAATTCACtagatatataatataattaattactctTTCAATATAAACTAGTCTTCAACAGAAAATTATCTTGAAGACTCCAGATAATGTTTGATTACATGGGAGCAGAGGCAGGGGCAGCGATCAAAGATGCGGTCTCGGAAGCAACAGGTCCGGGGGCTGCGCCGGAGCTCATAAGCTGAATCATGGAACGGTGAGGGTTATAGCGGGCAGCATCACAGAGGTCAGGCAAAAATGCACCTGCACATGtcaaaatacattaagaaaaaatagccATTGGGCtgtaataaaattaagagtTCCTGCAGAATTTTAAGCCATGGTTCCTTGCCTTTACACAAGGAAGGATAATTCTTTGATTAAAGGTGAAGTAAGCAAACCACCAAAATGCTTTTGTTAGTTGAAAAGGAAAGATCAAACAAGAACATGAACAAGTACTTCTAATTTCTATCCCTTATGCACAAAAGGGAAAGGAATTTCGAATATGAGACATCAGAAGACGTTACTGTAAATTTAATTAAGCCCAAGATAATATTCTGCTCCACAGCTATTGTGAGAGATGAAAAGTCAAAACCATCAAGGGTTTGTCCTTTTGACCTGGTCTTATTTTATGCATCCCACAGAACGATATTTAATTGTACGGTGAGAAATCATCAAACAAGCCGGATTTTCGAAGAAACCAAGGcggattttgatttttctaaaaatatgcaTGCTTATTGCTATCAAATCTGACCTCAGATGCgaaaagagacaaaaaaaaaaaggaaaaaggaaagaaattcaaaaacaaaatggatAGCCGCAACCAAGAATTGAACATGGCATTCACcaattttacatttcaaaacccCAGGCCAGTATTTTAACgttattccttttgtttttaaccaTGAGCAAATAATATTCCTTTGAAAAAGgaattgaagaaacaaaattctCACGTATTGTAAGATCATACCTTCTCCAGCAGCCAAATTGAAATAAAGGTCTACAATGTTGGGGCAATTCTGGTAACAAGCAGGAGAGCAAAGCTTGCCGGTGAACTGAGGCTCAAGGAGTGCATCGGAGGAAATTCCAACCGAGTTCCTATCAACCCCACAAGCCTTGACACAAGCATCGGTCTCAATGTAATCTGCCATTTTCTCAACAACCACCTCGGATGTCCTGCACTGGTACTCAACTGCACCATTTTGTTTTGCATATGTCTCCAACAAGCACCTCTTGCCGGATGATGAGACGGTAAAGGCACAAATATCATTTGGCAATTCCTCGCATACAATTTCAGCTGCCAATTAAAAACCGACCATCATCAAGAAaactcattaaaagaaaaaaaaaatcaacgaaatAACAAGCAAGAATGTTACCTAGTGTGTGcataatgtaatatatataaagtgtgCATAATGTAGTATATATAATTACCTAAAGCTGCTTGGAGGaacagagaagagagaaagagaaccAATGGGAGTTTGAAGGAAGCCATTGATACGATACAAGATGTTATTGCAGGACAATGAAGAGGGTTTTTTGAGGGGGGGGGAGTGAATACAGGGGAacgaatttatataaaaaaaggcaaacGATATGAATGGCTTATATAGAGAATATAAACAGGCGTTGAGGTGGTTCTTTGCTTGTAATAATCGTACTTGTCTCTGAAAAGGACGCGTAAACCTATTTTTGGAACGCGTTAAATTGATATTCTCCGTGCAGCCCATGAGGCAGAGCTCTCATTTGCTGTTTTTATTTGCACAGCAGgtttttccttaatttattaCTCCATTTAGGCATAAAGTACTCTGTTCTTGTTTCTTGTGCGTCCACATTCAGATGTGGAAAACTAAGAACAACGTGTTTGGATGTCTGTTCGGTTGACTTCCTATCCATGCAGAAGCTTCTTACAGTTTACCATGTCAAATTACCCCATTTGTATTGACTCTGCGGCTCTTCAACTCCTTCGCCTCCAAGAAACACCGGAACTGGTGACTTTTAAACCGATACCATTCTCTATTAATCATGAACGAATTGgggttattattgttattatttttgttagtttaacatgggtgttcgggccagcttgcgcgcacctcgactaatcccacggaccctgaagttaacgactatgtaagcctccagtggccatcatataagcaacctagggctcgaacctgagaccacaaagAAATCAAACTTTTTGGTCCCAAACTTTTACCACTGGTCACCAATGGTTATTTACAGTGAACTAACTAATTATGGCGGGTTGGACCGGGGGGGGACGAGGAAATTAACAGCAAATTATATTAAGTGAACAATTTCCAGATTTGAGGCCAGCAGTAGTTATAAATTTTGCTTGACCTGGATCACAATACGGCTCAAGCCTGAACAGAGGATAATTAGCGGACATGGGAATTAACTGccctctataaaattaaataaataaaagagatgaaaaaTTGACTTGCCAACAATTTAAGAGAAAATGACGCGTGCATATCCGCCTTGGTGATGCTATTTTGGTCCGTCGGTCACCTCCAAGATGAAACATGTCAATCATCCAATGGTGATAGCCTGCTTCAAAGAAAAGCAGCAGTCTTCTTCGAAGGCGGCTATGGTTGAATTGAAAGCTAATCCGTCCTTGTAGCCGCAGCCATGGAGTTCTTCTTACGCAATGTATGACCAAAAAAACACGAGTCTTTTACTCCAAAGTTCGAAAGAGAATGGCTTTGAGATCATCAAATCattgtgttaattattaatGTTCTAGAACTTACtatgattcaaa includes:
- the LOC118048392 gene encoding laccase-7 gives rise to the protein MLRLLFWLTCALVLLASSVASAAIVEHSFHVKNLTVRRLCTEQVVTAVNGSLPGPTLRVQEGDTLKVHIFNKSPYNITIHWHGVFQLLSAWADGPNMVTQCPIPPGGKYTYQFKLLKQEGTLWWHAHVSWLRATVHGALIIRPRSGHPYPFPKPDKEVPILFGEWWNANVVDVENQALASGSAPNTSDAFTINGLPGDLYPCSQNRTFKLKVQRGKTYLLRIINAALNNELFFKIAGHNMTVVAVDAGYTVPYVTGVVVIGPGQTVDALLAADQEVGSYYMAANAYASAAGALFDNTTTRGVVVYEGAPSSATPIMPLMPAFNDTPTANKFFTNITGLAGGPHWVPVPRQIDEHMFVTVGLGISICPTCSNGTRISASMNNFSFVSPTTLSLLQAFFFNVSGIYTPDFPDTPPIKFDYTNASINTLNPSLLITPKSTSVKVLKYNSTVEMVLQNTAILGVENHPMHLHGFNFHVLAQGFGNYDPVKDPKKFNLVNPQARNTIGVPVGGWAVIRFIANNPGVWFMHCHLDVHLPWGLATAFVVENGPTADSTLPPPPADLPQC
- the LOC118048411 gene encoding uncharacterized protein, with the translated sequence MASFKLPLVLFLSSLFLQAALAEIVCEELPNDICAFTVSSSGKRCLLETYAKQNGAVEYQCRTSEVVVEKMADYIETDACVKACGVDRNSVGISSDALLEPQFTGKLCSPACYQNCPNIVDLYFNLAAGEGAFLPDLCDAARYNPHRSMIQLMSSGAAPGPVASETASLIAAPASAPM